Genomic window (Streptosporangium brasiliense):
CAGGTCGATCCCGAACGCGTCCACGCCCAGTTTTTGCAGGTAGGCCGTGATCCTCCCGGACCCGCATCCCACGTCCGCAACCGGCCCCCGGCCGGCGGTCCGCACCAGATCGGCGAACAGCGCCAGGAAGGCGCGTTCGTAGGGCGTTTGATCGAGCAGGTCGCGAACCCGGTCCGCATAACTTGCGGCGACGGTGTCGTAGGACGCCCGGGTGTCTGCCAACCAGCCCTCGGTGATCATGTCGGACAAGATAGCTCAAGTGGCCAAGGGTGCACACCGCTTCTCCGGAAGCACGTGCTCCCCACCCGCTGGTGATCGTCACGCACTGTCACCACCTCACGGACCTTGATCCAGATCCTGACGCGTCCGGCCGTCGCCGGCGCCGGGACCGTCCACGGCGCCTTCACCGACGACAGGTCGGCTCGGAGGGCTCCGGGGGGCTCAGGGCAGGCCGGGGAGGGCTCAGGGGGAGGAGAGCCGTCCCAGGGACGAGGGGATCTTCGAGGCGGACGCCCTGTCCAGCAGGAACAGCGTCCCCTGCCGGCCGCGCGCACCCGCCGCCGGGACCTGTACCGGACCCGAGTCCGACAGCGCCAGCCGTACGGCTCCCGCCTTCTCCTCGCCGGCGGCGATCACCCACACCTCACGCGCCCCCTGGATGACCGGCAGCGTGAGCGAGATGCGGGTGGGCGGGGGCTTGGGAGCGCCGTGCACCGCCACCACCGGGCGCGTCTCGTACAGGGCCGGCATGCCCGGGAACAGCGAGGCCACGTGGCTGTCCGGGCCCATGCCCAGCATCATGACGTCGAACGACGGCGCCGGGCCGTGGTCTTCCGGACGTGCGGCCCGGCGCAGCTCCTCGGCGTAGGCCTCGGCGGACTCCTCGGCGGTCATGCCCGAATCGGGGCCGCGCATCACGTGGACGCGGGCGGGGTCGACGTCGACGTGGTCGAGGAGGGCCTTGCGGGCGCCGGTCTCGTTGCGCTCGGGGTGGCCGGAGGGCAGGAAGCGCTCGTCGCCCCACCAGATGTCCAGGTTGCGCCAGTCGATGGCGTCGCGGGCGGGGCTGGCGGCGATCTCGGCCAACGTGGCGATGCCGATGGTGCCGCCGGTCAGCACCAGCGAGGCCGAGCCCTTGCCCGACTGCACGTCGACCGTGCGGGTGATCACCCGGGCGGCGGCGGCCTTGGCGAGCATGTCGGCGTCGCGGTGGATGATCACGGTGGGAACGCTCACGGGGACTTCTCTCTCGACGGGCTTCGATGAAAAGGAGCGCCCCGCGGACGACCGCGGGGCGCTCACAGGTCAGGACCTGTGCGTCCGGGCGAGCCGCCGGATCGCGGCCGCGTAGATCTCGTCGGGGTCCAGCCGCCGGAGCTCCTCGGCGAGCAGCTCCGACGTCGGGCGGCGGATCAGGGCGACCCGCCGGTCCGGCTGGCCCGGCCGGGACAGGGTGGCCAGGCGGCCGTCGCCCCGGTTGATGGAGATGTCGCCGTCGGGGGTGGCCAGCTTGACCGCGGTCAGGCCGGGACCCGCCGACTCGGAGACCTTCACCTGGGCGCCCAGGCGCTCGCTGAGCCAGGCCCCCAGCAGAAGGGCGCTGGCGTGGCCGGGCACGGCCGCCACCTCGCCCTTCTTGACCTTGCCCACCGTCTGGTCGAACGCGGCGGCCAGCAGGCTCCGCCACGACGTCAGCCGGGTCCAGGCCAGGTCGGTGTCGCCGGGGACGTAGCCGCGGGCCCGGCTGGTGATCGCCTGCACCGAGTCGGCCGCCGACCGGGCGTCGACGATGCGGCGCTGGGCGAGCATGCCGATCGGGTCCTTGGCGGGCACCTCCGGGCAGTCGCCCGGCCACCAGGCCACCACCGGGGTGTCGGTGAGCAGCAGCGGCCCGACCACCGATTCGGCGTGCTCGGTGAGCTCGCCGTACAGGCGCAGCAGGATCACCTCGCCCGGGGTGGACTCGCCGAAGCGCAGCTCGGCGTCGAGCCGGTTGGGCTCCTGCGGGTCGCGGGGGATGACGACCAGTATCCGGGAGGGGTGCTCCCTGGCCGCCTCGGTCGCGGCCCGGACCGCGTCGTACTGGTTGCTCTCGTCGCTGATCACCACCAGGGTCAGCACCATGCCGACCGCGGGGGTGCCCATCTGGTGGCGCAGCTGGGTGAGCTGTGAGGAGATCTTCGACGCGGTCGTGTCGCTGAGCATGAAGCTCGCCATTTACAACCTCCTCCACGCGCGTCCGTCGCGGGCCATCATCTCGTCGGCCGACTTGGGACCCCAGGTGCCCGCCGGATACTCCTCCGGCGGTCCCTGGGAGGCCCAGAACTCCTCGATCGGGTCGAGGATCTTCCACGACAGCTCGACCTCGCGCTGGTGCGGGAAGAGCGGCGGGTCGCCGATCAGCACGTCCAGCAGCAGCCGCTCGTAGGCCTCGGGGGAGGACTCCATGAACGACTCGCCGTAGGCGAAGTCCATCGAGACGTCCCGGACCTCCATGGCGGTGCCGGGCACCTTGGAGCCGAACCGCACCGTGATGCCCTCATCCGGCTGGACCCGGATGACCAGGGCGTTCTGCCCCAGGATCTCGGTGTCGTCCTTGCTGAAGGGCAGGTGCGGCGCGCGCTGGAACACCACGGCGACCTCCGTCACCCGGCGGCTCAGCCGCTTGCCGGTGCGCAGGTAGAACGGCACCCCGGCCCAGCGCCGGTTGGCGATCTCCAGCTTGATGGCGGCGTAGGTCTCGGTGATGGAGTCCGGCGGGATGCCCTCCTCCTGGGTGTAGCCGACGACCGGCTCGCCCCCCTGCCAGCCCGACGCGTAGCGGCCGCGCGCGGTGGCCTCCGCCAGGTCGTGCGGCAGCTGCACGGCTTTGAGGACCTTCTCCTTCTCCCGGCGCAGCGAGTTGGCCTCGAACGACGTCGGGTCCTCCATGGCCACCAGGGCCAGCAGTTGGAGCAGGTGGTTCTGGATCACGTCCCGGGCCGCGCCGATGCCGTCGTAGTAACCCGCCCGGCCGCCGATGCCGATGTCCTCGGCCATCGTGATCTGGACGTGGTCGACGTAGCTCCGGTTCCAGATCGGCTCGAACAGGTTGTTGGCGAAGCGCAGCGCCAGGATGTTCTGGACGGTCTCCTTGCCCAGGTAGTGGTCGATGCGGAACACCGAGCTCTCCGGGAAGACCGCGCTGGTGATCGCGTTGAGCTCCTGGGCGCTCTTCAGGTCGTGCCCGAATGGCTTCTCGATCACCACCCGGCGCCAGGACCCCTCGGGGCCGTGCGCCAGCCCGGTCCGCTTGAGCTGCTCGACCACGACCGGGAAGAACTTCGGCGGGACCGACAGGTAGAAACCGTAGTTGCCGCCGGTGCCCCGGGTCTGGTCGATCTCCTTGAGCATCATGGCCAGCGCGTCGAACGCGCCGTCGTCGGTGAACTCGCCCGGGCAGAAGAAGATGCCCTCCGACAGCTGCTTCCAGACCTCCTCGCGGAAGGGCGTGCGCGCGTGCTCCTTGACGGCGTCATGGGTGAGCTGCGCGAAGTCCTGGTCCTTCCAGTCGCGGCGGGCGAAGCCGACCAGGGAGAAGCCCGGGGGCAGCAGCCCCCGGTTCGCCAGGTCGTAGATCGCCGGCAGCAGCTTCTTGCGCGCCAGGTCGCCCGTCACGCCGAACAGCACCAGCACGCACGGCCCCGCCACCCGCGGCAGCCGCTTGTCGCGCGGGTCGCGCAGCGGGTTGGTCCGCACCACCTCCTCGGTGGTGGCGGCGGTCGCGGCCGCCGAGGCGACGGTCACCGACTCCTCGGCGTGCGCCCCGGCCGCCGGCAGGCCGTCGGCCTGCGCGGCGTCCGTCGGGGTGGTCTCGGGCTCGGCCGTGTCGGCCTGCGCCGTCGAGCGTTCCTTGGCCATTCAGACCTCCCGCGCTGCCGCGAGCAGGCGCGCGACACCGGCCGCGCGATCGGTCAGGTGCAGCCGTACGGTGGGACGCCCGCGCTTGGCCAGCGCGCCCTGGTCTCCCAGAGCCTGCGCGAGCTGGAGGCGGCCCAGGGTGTAGGGCCTGCCGGGC
Coding sequences:
- the pgl gene encoding 6-phosphogluconolactonase, whose protein sequence is MSVPTVIIHRDADMLAKAAAARVITRTVDVQSGKGSASLVLTGGTIGIATLAEIAASPARDAIDWRNLDIWWGDERFLPSGHPERNETGARKALLDHVDVDPARVHVMRGPDSGMTAEESAEAYAEELRRAARPEDHGPAPSFDVMMLGMGPDSHVASLFPGMPALYETRPVVAVHGAPKPPPTRISLTLPVIQGAREVWVIAAGEEKAGAVRLALSDSGPVQVPAAGARGRQGTLFLLDRASASKIPSSLGRLSSP
- a CDS encoding glucose-6-phosphate dehydrogenase assembly protein OpcA, with the protein product MASFMLSDTTASKISSQLTQLRHQMGTPAVGMVLTLVVISDESNQYDAVRAATEAAREHPSRILVVIPRDPQEPNRLDAELRFGESTPGEVILLRLYGELTEHAESVVGPLLLTDTPVVAWWPGDCPEVPAKDPIGMLAQRRIVDARSAADSVQAITSRARGYVPGDTDLAWTRLTSWRSLLAAAFDQTVGKVKKGEVAAVPGHASALLLGAWLSERLGAQVKVSESAGPGLTAVKLATPDGDISINRGDGRLATLSRPGQPDRRVALIRRPTSELLAEELRRLDPDEIYAAAIRRLARTHRS
- the zwf gene encoding glucose-6-phosphate dehydrogenase codes for the protein MAKERSTAQADTAEPETTPTDAAQADGLPAAGAHAEESVTVASAAATAATTEEVVRTNPLRDPRDKRLPRVAGPCVLVLFGVTGDLARKKLLPAIYDLANRGLLPPGFSLVGFARRDWKDQDFAQLTHDAVKEHARTPFREEVWKQLSEGIFFCPGEFTDDGAFDALAMMLKEIDQTRGTGGNYGFYLSVPPKFFPVVVEQLKRTGLAHGPEGSWRRVVIEKPFGHDLKSAQELNAITSAVFPESSVFRIDHYLGKETVQNILALRFANNLFEPIWNRSYVDHVQITMAEDIGIGGRAGYYDGIGAARDVIQNHLLQLLALVAMEDPTSFEANSLRREKEKVLKAVQLPHDLAEATARGRYASGWQGGEPVVGYTQEEGIPPDSITETYAAIKLEIANRRWAGVPFYLRTGKRLSRRVTEVAVVFQRAPHLPFSKDDTEILGQNALVIRVQPDEGITVRFGSKVPGTAMEVRDVSMDFAYGESFMESSPEAYERLLLDVLIGDPPLFPHQREVELSWKILDPIEEFWASQGPPEEYPAGTWGPKSADEMMARDGRAWRRL